A single Tachypleus tridentatus isolate NWPU-2018 chromosome 9, ASM421037v1, whole genome shotgun sequence DNA region contains:
- the LOC143225292 gene encoding uncharacterized protein LOC143225292 has product MKVLFPALVVVVSLTMTNGNSIDMMWKLMCSIKDDTAKVNHLRVCIGKRFKQQAGWLPDAVKKCEYSKFSYGNFGEFVKEMCKAEKEADMKEVKECVGNEILKAGEGLDEAMSDAVKNCF; this is encoded by the exons ATGAAAGTTCTGTTTCCAGCTCTTGTTGTGGTTGTAAGCCTGACGATGACGAACGGCAATTCTATAGACATGATGTGGAAATTGATGTGCA gtatTAAAGACGATACTGCAAAAGTGAATCATCTGAGAGTGTGCATTGGAAAACGTTTTAAACAACAAGCAGGATGG CTTCCAGATGCAGTTAAAAAATGTGaatattcaaaattttcttaTGGTAATTTTGGAGAGTTCGTGAAAGAAATGTGCAAAGCAGAAAAAGAAGCGGATATGAAG GAAGTAAAGGAATGTGTcggtaatgaaattttaaaagctgGAGAGGGTCTGGACGAAGCAATGTCTGATGCTGTTAAGAACTGTTTCTGA